The genomic stretch GCATCATTTATACAACAAAACGATTATCTAACAATGAAGAAAGAAGGTCATCGATCATGCCTGAAGGTCCTGAAATTAGAAGAGCTGCAGACAATGTAGAAAAAGCATTACAAAAAGGACGCGTTATGGACGTTTTCTTTGCTTTTGAACAGCTAAAAGGATATGAATCTCTCTTAAGCGGTGCACAGGTAACGAGGGTAGATACGAAAGGAAAGGCGATGCTGATTCGATTTGATAATGGGTATACGATCTACTCACATAATCAGCTTTATGGGAAATGGGTGATACGGAACGCCTACAATTATCCAAAAACAAATCGTCAGCTACGTCTAGCCCTTCATAATGAGAAGAAGTCTGCCCTTCTATATAGCGCATCAGATATTGAAGTGCTTCGTGATGAAGAAGTGCCTCTCCACCCGTTTATTGCGAAAGTGGGACCTGATTTACTGAGTGAAGAAGTAAGTGTAGAACAATTGAAGGAGCGCTTTGAATCAAAAGCTTTCCAGAAGAAAAAGTGGACTTCCCTTTTACTAGATCAGTCTTTTATTGGAGGTATTGGTAACTATTTAAGAAGTGAAATTCTCTTTCTAGCAGGTATTCATCCGGATTTACGTCCAATTGATTGCTCGGAGCGGCAGTTAACGAAAGCGGCTGAAGCGACCGTGAAACTCGTTCACCAATCCTATGAACACAACGGAATTACAAATGATCTTGAGTTAGCGGTGAAGCTTAAGGAGAAAGGACAAAAACGCCCCCAATATAGACATTGGGTTTTTAACCGAGAAGGTGAGGCGTGCCGAATCGATGGAACAGAAATTCAAAAAATGAAAGCTGGATCAAGAAGATTGTATTTTTGTCCAACGTGTCAGGCGAAGTAAGAAAAAAACTTGCAAACGTATTCAATGGTGTGGTAAATTATCTGTAACCGGTTACACAAGTGCGAAGGAGTGAAGCAGATGGCTACAATTCGAGATGTAGCAGAACAAGCGGGAGTATCTGTTGCGACCGTTTCTCGTGTATTAAATGATAATGGTTATGTAGGAGTCGAAACGAGAAAACGCGTGATGGGTGCGATCAAAAGTTTGAACTACAGTCCAAATGAAGTAGCGCGCTCACTCTATAAGCGAGAATCTAGGTTAATCGGACTTCTTCTTCCTGACATTACGAACCCCTTTTTTCCACAGTTAGCTCGTGGGATTGAGGATGAAGTCAACCGAGCTGGATTCAGGTTGTTACTCGGAAACAGTGATGAAGAGGCAACGAAGGAATTAGAGTACATTCAAACCTTTTTGCAAAATCAAGTTGTTGGCCTTATTTCAGCAACAAATAATACAGATAACGAGAATTATGCAAATCTTGATTTGCCTGTTGTCTTTCTAGATCGTGTGTCAAAACAACATCCTTCTGTTTATGCTGATGGAGTCGAAGGAGGACGACTTGCAGCGAAAGCGTTAATTGAGAGAGGTTCAAAAAGAATTACACTTATTAAAGGACCTGGGCATGTAAAGCCAGCGATGGATCGGTTTCAAGGAGCACTCGCTGAATTAAGTGCATCTGAAGTTGATTTTTCAGTTCTCTCAACTTCCTCTTACGCATTTGATGATGCACGAAAAAGGGCTGAAGAGCTCTTTGAAAAGCATCCTGATACGGATGGAGTAATTGCCAGTAACGATATAGTAGCAATTGCCATTTTACATGAGGCACTTCGTCTTGGCAGAAGGATTCCGGAGGACTTACAGCTTATTGGTTACGATGATATTCCATTTAGTAGCTTGTCCTATCCTTCTTTATCAACGATCAGGCAACCTGCTTATGAAATGGGAAAGGAAGCAGCGAAGTTACTCATTCGAATGATTCGAAAAGAAAAGGAAATTGATCAAACGATTCAATTGCCAGTTACGCTAATCGAACGAAATACGACAAGAAAGGTTGATCCAAATGCGTAAAGCGAAAATAGCTGTAATCGGAAGTTCCTCAATGGATCTTGTAGTAACTTCCAAGAAACGTCCAGGAGCTGGAGAAACGGTATTAGGAGAATCATTTAAAACCGTCCCTGGAGGCAAAGGGGCAAATCAAGCAGTTGCAGCTGCAAGGCTTGGTGCAGAAGTGCATATGATTGGCTGTGTCGGTGACGACCATTACGGCGAGGCGATCCTAAGAAACTTTAAAAACAATGGTGTAAAAACCGAGCATGTGGAACCGGTTACAGGTGTTGAAAGCGGAACGGCTCACATCATTCTTGCAGAGGGCGATAACAGTATTGTGGTTGTTAAAGGAGCGAATGATTACATTACGCCTTCTTATATTAAGAAGAAAGCTGAGCTCATTGAAAGTTGCGATCTGGTCATGATTCAGCAAGAAATACCGGAAGAAACGGTAGCGTTTGTAGCTGAACTATGTCAGAAAGTGAATGTGCCGTTGTTACTTAACCCAGCGCCAGCAAGACCCATTTCACAGCATGTGATTGATTTAGCTACGTATATGACACCTAATGAACATGAGGCAGACGTTTTATTTAGTGGGCAATCAATGAATGAGTCATTAAGAATGTATCCTGAAAAGGTATTTATTACGGAAGGCGCAGCAGGTGTGCGTTATTTCAATGGCCAGGAGGAAGTGTTAATTCCTTCATTTAAAGTAGAAGCCATTGACACAACCGGCGCAGGAGATACGTTTAACGCTGCATTTGGTACAGCAATTGCGGAAGGAAAAACGCTAGAAGAAAGCATTCTATTTGGTAATCGCGCTGCTTCGCTTTCTGTTACTGGTTTTGGAGCACAGGGCGGCATGCCGACACGTGAAGAAGTGGAAAGGATGCTAGCAGAATGAAAAGAAGAGGAATGTTAAATAGTCATATCTCAAAAATTCTTGCAGATCTCGGGCACACCGATCAGATTGTTATCGCAGATGCTGGCCTCCCCGTTCCAGCTGGTGTCCCGAAAATTGATCTCGCTTTACGTCCGGGTCTACCAGCATTTTGTGATGTGGTGAGTGAACTTCTTCAAGAGATGGTTGTCGAACACGTAACGCTTGCAAATGAAATTGAAGGTAACCAGAAGGTACATGATTGGCTAAAGCAGGAGCTTCAAGAAACGGAACGGATTTATGTCGATCATGAAGCATTTAAAGAGCAAACGAGGCAGGCGAAAGTTGTCATCCGCACAGGTGAGACAACGCCATATGCCAATTGCATTCTTCATTCAGGAGTAATCTTTTAAACGAGGTGAACAGCATGCAAATTAGCATGAGAGACATTCATAAAGCATTTGGAGCGAACAAAGTGCTTGAAGGCGTGAACATCGACATTCAAGATGCCGAAATTCATGCCCTTATGGGAGAAAATGGAGCGGGGAAGTCAACGCTCATGAATATTCTAACTGGTCTTCATAAGAAAGATAATGGCACAATTGTGATTGATGGAAAAGAACGGGTTTTTGATAATCCGAAAGAAGCTGAAGAAAATGGTGTTGCTTTTATTCATCAAGAGCTAAACATCTGGCCAGAATTAACGGTATTGGAGAATTTATTCATTAATAAGGAACCGGTTACATCTTTTGGTCTTATTCATTCGAAAAAAATGAAAGCGGTTGCGAATGAGCAGTTTAAGAAACTAGCCATCTCAATTCCTCTTCAGCAGGAAGCAGGAAAATGTTCCGTTGGAGAGCAGCAGATGATTGAAATAGCAAAGGCATTAATGACAGATGCGAAAGTGATCATTATGGATGAGCCTACGGCGGCGTTAACGGAACGTGAGATTCAAACACTGTTCCAGGTGATTCGCTCGCTAAAGAAAAGCGGCGTTTCCATTGTCTACATTTCGCATCGTATGGAAGAGATTTTCACAATCTGTGACAGCATTACCGTTATGCGAGATGGAAAAACGGTTGATACAAAGGCGATTCCAGAGACAAATTTTGACGAAGTCGTTCGAAAAATGGTTGGTCGAGAATTAACTGATCGCTTTCCTGAACGTTCTCCAAAGCCTGGTGAAACGATGTTAGAAGTCAAAGGCCTCGCCAGAAAAGGCGTGTTTAAGAATGTCAATTTCTCAGTAAGGTCCGGTGAGATCGTTGGCGTTTCGGGGTTAATGGGCGCTGGTCGAACAGAAGTCATGCGGACGATTTTTGGTTTGGATGGAAAATACACTGGCGATATCTTCATTAGTGGTAAAAAAGTAGTCATTAAAAATCCTTCTCAGGCTGTTCAACTAGGACTTGGTTTTATTACGGAAGATCGAAAAGAAGAGGGACTTGTGCTCGATTTCTCTCTAAAAGATAATATCGCGTTACCAAGTCTTTATAGCTTTGCTCCGAAAGGCTTAATCAATGAAAAAAGCGAGATGGACTTTGTTGAGCTCCTCATTAAACGGCTTACGATTAAAACTGAGTCAGCTCGGACAAGTGCTAAAAACCTTTCTGGAGGTAATCAACAAAAGGTGGTTATCGCTAAATGGATTGGGATTGGACCGAAAGTACTGATTTTAGATGAACCTACACGTGGTGTTGATGTTGGCGCGAAGCGTGAGATCTATCAATTAATGAATGAGTTAACAGATCGTGGAGTTGCGATTATCATGGTTTCCTCTGAACTACCGGAAGTGCTTGGCATGAGTGATCGAATTCTAGTTTTCCGTGAAGGTCACCTGACTGGAGAAGTATCCAAGAAAGAAGCAACGCAAGAGAAAATAATGACGCTGGCAACAGGAGGTCAAGAAGATGAATAAGGCAATGAAAACAAATCATGTTGGGAATGTGATGCAAAAGCTAGGACCACTATTAGGTTTACTCGTTCTTGTTGCGACCGTTTCCATCTTAAATCCAAGTTTTTTAGAACCGCTTAATTTATTGAATTTACTTCGACAAGTGGCAATTAATGCGCTTATTGCTTACGGAATGACATTTGTTATTTTAACAGGCGGAATTGATTTATCGGTTGGTTCGATTTTAGCACTCTCAAGTGCACTGATGGCTGGCATGATGGTTTCAGGAATTGACCCGATTTTGGCGATACTCATTGGTTCTTTGCTAGGAGCTGCCATGGGTATGGTGAATGGACTGTTGATTACGAAAGGAAAAATGGCTCCGTTTATCGCAACGCTTGCAACGATGACCTTATTCCGAGGATTAACGCTCGTCTATACAGATGGGAATCCGATTACAGGGCTTGGCGATAGCTATGCTTTCCAGCTTTTCGGAAGAGGTTATTTCCTTGGTATCCCAGTTCCGGCAATCACGATGTTACTATCATTCGCTGTTCTCTGGGTGATTCTGCATAAAACACCGTTCGGACGTAAAACGTATGCTATCGGTGGAAATGAGAAAGCGGCACTTATTTCAGGTATTAAAGTGAATCGCATGAAAGTGATGATTTATTCTCTAGCTGGACTACTTTCAGCTTTAGCAGGAGCAATTCTAACGTCAAGATTGAACTCAGCACAACCAACTGCAGGAACATCGTACGAGCTTGATGCAATCGCGGCAGTTGTGCTTGGCGGAACAAGCCTTTCCGGAGGTCGAGGTTTAATTATTGGAACATTAATCGGTGCACTGATTATTGGTACGTTAAATAACGGCTTAAATTTGCTTGGTGTATCTTCTTTCTTCCAGATGGTCGTCAAAGGTGTTGTTATTATCATTGCTGTGTTGATTGATCGTAAAAAAGCAGCTTAGGAGGATTACTATGAAAAAGTTACTGCCATTCCTGCTCAGTTTGTCATTGCTTGTGCTTGGAGCATGTTCGCTTCAGCCGCCTGAATGGGCAAAGCCGAGTCAGGAGACAGATATAGAGGATATTAAAATTGGTTTATCCGTTTCAACGTTAAATAATCCCTTTTTCGTATCAATGAAAGATGGGGTAGAAGCTGAAGCGAAAGAACAAGGCATGGACATTGTTGTCGTAGATGCGCAAAATGATGCGGCAAAACAAATTAGCGATGTTGAAGATCTGATTCAGCAGGGTGTCGATGTATTATTGATTAATCCAACCGATTCAGCAGCGATTTCGACTGCGGTCCAATCAGCGAATAGCCTGGGTATTCCAGTCGTTACGCTTGATCGCTCTGCCGAGAAAGGCGATGTAGCGACTCTTGTTTCTTCGGATAATGAAAAAGGCGGAGAGATGGCTGGCGAGTTTTTAGTTGAGCAGTTAGGAGAAGGGGCAAAAATAGCTGAACTTGAAGGTGTACCCGGTGCATCGGCTACTCGTGAACGTGGGAAAGGTTTCCACAACATTGCTGATGAAAAGCTAGATGTTGTTGCAAAACAGACAGCTAATTTCGATCGTACAGAAGGTTTAAATACGATGGAAAACTTGCTTCAAGGTAATCCAGATATCGAAGCTGTATTTGCCCACAATGACGAGATGGCGCTTGGAGCTCTTCAGGCTATTCAAAGTTCAGGGAAAGACATTCTCGTTGTAGGATTCGATGGAAATGAAGATGCGATTAATAGTATTCAAGATGGAAAGCTATCAGCGACTGTGGCGCAGCAACCTGATCAAATAGGTTCACTCGCCGTTCAGGCAGGTGTTGATGTATTAAAAGGGAACGAAGTCGATGAAACCATTCCGGTTCCATTAAAACTAGTAACGGAAGAAACAAAGTAAGGTTAAACGCTCCCACTTCTGGGAGCGTTTTGTCGTTTAAAAGGAAATGAAAGAGATAAGTCGAATTTAATGGTAGTAGAAAAGAAGGAAGAAGGAGGATGTGGAGATGGAACCCTGGATTGAAGCAATGTTCTCCGAAACGTACGTGGATGAAGCGCTTGATCGATTTGGTATTCAAGTATCGAATATAAGAAAGCTAGGCGATTTTGAAAACTATGTTTATGAAGTTAAAGAGAATGAAAGGGCATGGATCCTTCGTTTTACTCATAGCTCTCACCGTACTCTTGAAGAAATAAAATCCGAGCTCCTTTGGATCAATCAATTAAGCGGTGCAGGCGTTCAAGTGGCACGTGCCTACCCTTCTATAAAGAATGAAATGGTAGAACTAATCTTAACAGAGAAGGGGACGTTTTATGCTTGTTTATTTGAAATGGTGCCTGGAAATGCGATTAAAGTAAATGACGACTTGTTTGGACCCGCTCTATTCGAAGCATGGGGAAAAGAGATTGGGAAAATGCATCGTTTTTCGATGAAGAACAAGGTTTCATTCATGCGAGCGAGATGGGATGAAGGTGACTTGCTTCAGTTCGACCGGTATCTCTCAAAACCTGAAGATGCAAGAATCATCATTGAAGGGAAAAGGCTGATCGAAGAAATCCAGACGTTTCATGAAACAGGAAATACGTTTGGTCTCATTCACTCCGATGTCCATCACGGAAACTTTCATTACGATGGCAAGGGGATTCATCTATTTGATTTCGACGATGTGATGTATCATTATTATGTGAGTGATATTGCGATTCCTGTCTATTATGCGGTTTGGCAAAAATGTGGAACGGCGTCTCTTGCAGAACGATCGAGTTTTGCTACAGCATTTTTACGTTCCTTCTTGAAAGGGTATCGAGAAGAAGTGAATGTCTCTTATGAATGGCTTAAAACGCTTCCTTATTTTCTTCGGTTAAGAGATTTTGAACTCTATACTGTCTTTCATAAAAAATATGATGTAACAAAGATGAACCCAAATGAGAAAGCCCTTTTGAAAGGCATACGGGAACGTTTGATTCACTCTGAATTAATTGCAGAGCCTGCTCTAGAAGATCGAGAAAATTGGATTGAAAGCTCGTAACGATGTTTTCCCATTACTAAGAAGTGGTAATGTACTTTGCGTAGCTTTTAACAGAAAGGATGATTGAAAGTGGCAAAAGTACAAATTGGTAAATCAGGTTTACAGGCAAATCCAATCGGTTTAGGAACAAACGCCGTTGGTGGACATAACATTTATCCAAATTTAAATGAAGAAACAGGGAAAGATCTTGTTAGGGCAGCAATTGATAATGGTATTAATTTATTGGATACAGCTTATATATACGGACCTGAGCGCTCTGAAGAACTTGTTGGTGAAGTAATCAAAGAACGGGGAAGCCGAGACGATATCGTTCTGGCAACAAAAGGAGCTCACGAATTTAAAGGAGAAGAGGTTGTTTATAACAATTCACCTTCGTTCCTAAAACAATCGGTAGAAAATAGCTTAAAGCGACTTCAAACGGATTACATTGATCTATTCTATATTCATTTTCCAGATGAACATACGAACAAAGCTGAAGCAGTAGGCGCTCTTAAAGAATTGAAAGATCAAGGGAAAATTAAATCAATTGGTGTTTCTAATTTTAATTTAGAGCAGTTGAAAGAAGCAAACAAGGATGGCTATGTAGATGTACTTCAAAGTCACTACAACTTATTCCATCGTGATGCTGAGGAAGACCTTCTTCCTTATACTGCGGAACAAGGGATTTCCTTTATACCATACTTTCCACTTGCTTCCGGACTTCTAGCAGGTAAATATGATGAGAATACGACGTTCGATGATATTCGCTCGAAGGATCCTCTTTTCCAGGGAGAAGCTTTTAAGGCAAACCTAAAGAAAGTTGATCAGGTACGAAATATTGCGAATGCGAAGGGTGTTGAGGTTACACACCTTATCCTTGCTTGGTATTTAACGCGTGATAGTATTGATGTGCTTATCCCAGGGGCTAAACGTCAAGAACAGGTTGTTGATAACTTGAAAACACTTGATGTGAAGTTAACAAGTGAAGAAATTCAGCGTATCGATCAGATTTTCAAGTAAGAGAAGTACAAACCAGAGGATGTTATATCCTCTGGTTTTTTGTAGGAAATTCTATCTGTCTTGTCCAAGACTATGCGAATATGCCCAGTCATACATAAAAGGAGGCCTCCAACTTGAAAAAGAGCGTGCTTTTTATTCTTACCATTTCTCTTGTGCTCATTGCAATTCTTCTCATTTTCCTTTTCGAGGATGACCGTGCAGTACGGCCAGGTATGATCATGTCACTCGGTGCGCTTGCCGTCGTTTTTCAGCGGGTCGTCTTGTTACTGGTGAGACGAAAAAGGAAGAAACACAAAAGGAGGTAGTAAATGATAAAAGTTAAAGCACTTGGGCTCCTATTTAGAGAACAAGAGATGTTAGTTGAAGCTTATTATGGAAAGCATTCAAAAGGATTTGGAAGTTATTATCGTCCACTTGGAGGGAATATAGAAGTTGGAGAGCATTCGAAAGAAACGGTAGTAAGAGAATTTCAAGAAGAGCTTGGAATTGAAGTGGACGTAAATCAGTACCTAACTTGCCTAGAAAATCGATTTCAAATTGGGGAGGAATGCTCGCACGAAATGATTCAGATTTATACAGTATCGTTTGGTGAACCAAAATATTATGAAAAGGACACGTATTCATTTCTTGAACATGATGCAGTAGCGAAATGGATATCGATTAAGGATGTAGTTGATGGGAACATCCACTGCTATCCTAATGATTTAGGAGCGGTATTGAAGCGAATGACAAAACAAGATAACGAATCATGACACTATCATGACGATACTGTCATCTAAATGAAATATCAAATTCAATCCATATTCTTTTAATAAAGTGGAAAGACTACTATAATGAATACTGGATAGGAAATACGATGTTCCTATCTTAGAATAAAGGGTGAACCTAATGGAACGTAAGTCAAATGAAGCTGAAATTGCGAGTTATGTCGGCAAACTGTTAAGAGATAACTTTGGGAAAGGCCCATCATCGGTTTACGTATCGATACAGGAACCGTATATGACAATCTATTTTCGCGATTTTCTTGCACCGATGGAACGAGTACTAGTGGACCAGAAAGAAGATATGCGTGTTGAAGAAACGCGTGATTTGCTGATTCAAGGCTTGTTACCTGAAATTAAAGCATCCATTCGAGTGATGACAGGTATTGAAATTCAGTCATTTTATCATGATTGGTCTCTTCAGAATCGCTCAGGAGTTATTGTTGGTGTCATGAATAACATCAATGAAATGGAAGGTAAAGCACTTCCTGAATATGATAAAAAAGAACGCGTTCATGAGGAAATTATTCGAGTCAGTATGCTTGCGGAAAAAGCACCAGAGAAAGTAGACTCCTGCATGCTAAATGACCGAACGCTCGTCGTGCTTCGGGATGGTATTCTCGTTCGCATAGAGAAAGAGTTAATTCGGGATGGTTTTGAAGAACAATTAAAATTATCGAAAAGACGACTTGAGAAAAGCTTGCTTCATGATCAACAATTTGAATCGATCCTTTCTACAAAAGTAGAAGATATCTTTGTAGACTGGGATTTTAATCTAGATAAAAGCTATATTACATTAATCCTTAAACCAAAGAGATAATAGGTGGAAATAAACTGGGCGATAGAACCAGTTATAAGCCAAAAAGAACCAGACTTCTGGTTCTTTTTGGCTTTTTTATATTTTCTTATCCTTCCAATGCAGCAGAAAACAAACTATGAATATAGAATCAGACAAGGAGGAAGATAATGAAATACCTAATCGATCATTCAAAACGCATTATTCATCGCACACCATTTGCTGGTGATCAATGTGAATTTCATAAGACACCTATTACAAAGAGAGAGGGCACGCACGATCATCTCTATCTTCAAAAGCTGATTGATAAAGAGTTATATGAAGTGTGTTGTTATTGCAAAGGAAGTATTCAATAACCCCCTTTAAAAAGAAGGAAGTCCTCACTATCGTTGCGAATGTCTTAATGATGTTAGGCGGATAGGAGGTACATGATGGACCGAAACAGAGCGGGCGTGATCATTATTCAAAATGATCAAATCGCTTTAATAGAGCGAAATCGAAATGATGAAACGTATTATGTTATTCCCGGTGGTGGAATGGAAGAAAGTGAAAAACCCCAACACGCTGCCAAAAGAGAAGCCCTTGAAGAACTAGGAGTAGACGTACGTGTAGAAGCGTTATATACTTCTTTTCAATTTAATGGAGAACATTTTTACTACACGGCAGAAATCATCAGTGGTGAATTTGGAAACGGAACCGGTAGCGAGTATCGGTCTTCTTCTCATAAACGAGGCACGTATAAAGCGGTTTGGGTACCAGTTTCTGAACTAAACGGATTACGTATCTACCCTGAGGAAGTGATCGAAATGGTTTTAGACGATCAGGATAAACTTGCTGAAGAGAAGAGCCTAAGCTGGGTAGGGAGCATGTATCCTTATTTGGATGAACCAACTTGTACTCAGGTAGGTAACGTCACGATCGGACGTTTCGGAGGAAACTCTTCCGTAGGACAGACTAAGAATGAGGACGGCTGTCTCGTCTGGACTGGAGTAGATTGGGAATTTGCAGTCCTATTAGATGCCCATAAAACGGCGAGTAGTGCAGCGCTTATTTTAGATGAAGTTGAGCGATATCACTCGATGTTTACGAACATTCTTAAAAAAAAGACGCAAGAAGCAGTGAGTGAATTGCGCGAAGCTGTAGTTGGCCTTTTTCAAAACGCAACATTTAAACAAAAGTGCCGGGAAGTAGAAGGGGAAACGGCCTGTTTAATTGTCGTTCGAAAAGATAAGTATCTATGGTGGTTCTCTGTTGGTGATTGTTTATTGCTTTTGAATCATCCGGAGCTAGAAACGCTTGGAGAGTCGGTGCAAAATCATCGAAGTTTCTACGAGTGGATCGGGGAAGTGAACACATTTGATACGATTGTCCCATGCTACAGCACAGGCACCAAAGAATTAAGAAAAGGTGATAACCTCATCTTCTTAACGACGGATGGATTACTTGAGTGTCCTCAGACTAATTTTCATTTCCCAGATCAAATCGTGGCACGAATGAAAGGGAAGTCTGTTAAAGAAGATGTCCAACAGTTATTGAAAGAAGTAGAGGGCAAGGGTGTAAGAGATAGCACAACCATAGTGGCATGGAAGATTAACATAGTAGAAGATGGCGTAATGCCGAGTGACTTATAATAAAAGAAGACGTCGCATGTGTGCGACGTCTTCTTTTAGAATGAACTGATGATTTGAATGAGATACCCGCCGATGATGCCTATACCAACGATCATCCAGGCTGGGAACTTCCATATTGAGAGGAGAGCGAATAAAATCGCGGCAAGGGCAAAATCTTCTCCTGAATTAATTGCGCTTTTAATAACAGGGTCATAAAAGGCCGCTAATAAAATACCTACCACACTAGCGTTCACGCCAATTAAAACTTTTTGAAATGAAGCCTGCTTACGTAATTCATTTAGAAATGGAAGGGCAGCTGTAATCAGTAGAAAGGACGGTAAGAATATCGCTATGGTGACGACAATTGCTCCCGTAATGCCTCCTAGCATCGTACCGAGATAGCTTGCGAACGTAAACAGTGGACCTGGAACTGCTTGGGCCATTCCATAACCTGCAAGAAATTGATCGCTTGAGAGAAGACCCTGGGGAACGATTTCTCGTTCAATCATCGGAAGGACGACATGTCCTCCTCCGAATACAAGCGCACCTACTCGAAAGAACGTGTCAAATAAATTGATAACCGCATGATCTGTTAAACGGTTAAGAATTGGTAGAACGATTAAGAGCGTACCTAACAGGGCTAGCGAGCTAACACCAACTTTTTTTGATATAGAAACGGGAAAGGGTTTTACGGTTGTTTCTGTTTTGTCGTTAAAAAAACGTAATCCTAGTAGTCCAGCTCCTCCGATAACAAGAAGCTGCATCCATGCAGACGGAAAGAGTAGCATAATGAGGGCTGCGACTAAGGCGATTGCAATCCTTGTTCGATCTGGTGTTAATTTCTTACCTAATCCAATAATGGCATGAAGCACGACTGCTGCCGCAACAATTTTTAAGCTATGAATGAATGTCCCATCACCAAGCGAAAAGGTTTGATAAAGCAGGGCAAAGATGACAAGAATGATGATAGAAGGTACTGTGAAGCCAAACCATGATAGAAAGCCACCAAACATCCCACCCCGCATCATACCTATTGCTATTCCAACTTGACTGCTAGCAGGTCCGGGCAAAAATTGACATAGTGCAATGATGTCAGCATACATTTTGTCATCAAGCCATTTCCTTCGATCAACATATTCATCCTTAAAATAAGCAAGATGCGCAACAGGACCTCCAAATGAGGTTAAACCAAGTCGAGTTGATACGAGAAGAATTTCAATAAAGGTTTTGAAAGAGTGTTTACCAGGCATATTGACCCTCCATTAGTCTTTGATTTCTTTAAATAGTTCGTACGCTTTAGATTGAGCTTCTAACAATATTCGATCGCCTTTTTCTGTGGTACGGTAATATTTTCGTATCTTTCCATTTACGTTGTTTTCTTCTTTTGAAAGTAAACCATCATTCTCCATATTGTGAAGGATGGGATATAAGGTACCTGAGCTCATTTCATATCCGTGTTCACGAAGTTCTTCTAGCATCCATGAGCCGTAGATCGCTTCTTCTTTAGCATGGTGAAGAATATGAATTTGAATAAAGCCTAGAAAAAGTTTCCTTAGTATTTTA from Bacillus sp. Cs-700 encodes the following:
- a CDS encoding phosphotransferase; this translates as MEPWIEAMFSETYVDEALDRFGIQVSNIRKLGDFENYVYEVKENERAWILRFTHSSHRTLEEIKSELLWINQLSGAGVQVARAYPSIKNEMVELILTEKGTFYACLFEMVPGNAIKVNDDLFGPALFEAWGKEIGKMHRFSMKNKVSFMRARWDEGDLLQFDRYLSKPEDARIIIEGKRLIEEIQTFHETGNTFGLIHSDVHHGNFHYDGKGIHLFDFDDVMYHYYVSDIAIPVYYAVWQKCGTASLAERSSFATAFLRSFLKGYREEVNVSYEWLKTLPYFLRLRDFELYTVFHKKYDVTKMNPNEKALLKGIRERLIHSELIAEPALEDRENWIESS
- a CDS encoding aldo/keto reductase, with translation MAKVQIGKSGLQANPIGLGTNAVGGHNIYPNLNEETGKDLVRAAIDNGINLLDTAYIYGPERSEELVGEVIKERGSRDDIVLATKGAHEFKGEEVVYNNSPSFLKQSVENSLKRLQTDYIDLFYIHFPDEHTNKAEAVGALKELKDQGKIKSIGVSNFNLEQLKEANKDGYVDVLQSHYNLFHRDAEEDLLPYTAEQGISFIPYFPLASGLLAGKYDENTTFDDIRSKDPLFQGEAFKANLKKVDQVRNIANAKGVEVTHLILAWYLTRDSIDVLIPGAKRQEQVVDNLKTLDVKLTSEEIQRIDQIFK
- a CDS encoding NUDIX domain-containing protein, which translates into the protein MIKVKALGLLFREQEMLVEAYYGKHSKGFGSYYRPLGGNIEVGEHSKETVVREFQEELGIEVDVNQYLTCLENRFQIGEECSHEMIQIYTVSFGEPKYYEKDTYSFLEHDAVAKWISIKDVVDGNIHCYPNDLGAVLKRMTKQDNES
- a CDS encoding Na-translocating system protein MpsC family protein, giving the protein MERKSNEAEIASYVGKLLRDNFGKGPSSVYVSIQEPYMTIYFRDFLAPMERVLVDQKEDMRVEETRDLLIQGLLPEIKASIRVMTGIEIQSFYHDWSLQNRSGVIVGVMNNINEMEGKALPEYDKKERVHEEIIRVSMLAEKAPEKVDSCMLNDRTLVVLRDGILVRIEKELIRDGFEEQLKLSKRRLEKSLLHDQQFESILSTKVEDIFVDWDFNLDKSYITLILKPKR
- a CDS encoding protein phosphatase 2C domain-containing protein, which produces MMDRNRAGVIIIQNDQIALIERNRNDETYYVIPGGGMEESEKPQHAAKREALEELGVDVRVEALYTSFQFNGEHFYYTAEIISGEFGNGTGSEYRSSSHKRGTYKAVWVPVSELNGLRIYPEEVIEMVLDDQDKLAEEKSLSWVGSMYPYLDEPTCTQVGNVTIGRFGGNSSVGQTKNEDGCLVWTGVDWEFAVLLDAHKTASSAALILDEVERYHSMFTNILKKKTQEAVSELREAVVGLFQNATFKQKCREVEGETACLIVVRKDKYLWWFSVGDCLLLLNHPELETLGESVQNHRSFYEWIGEVNTFDTIVPCYSTGTKELRKGDNLIFLTTDGLLECPQTNFHFPDQIVARMKGKSVKEDVQQLLKEVEGKGVRDSTTIVAWKINIVEDGVMPSDL
- the chrA gene encoding chromate efflux transporter, translating into MPGKHSFKTFIEILLVSTRLGLTSFGGPVAHLAYFKDEYVDRRKWLDDKMYADIIALCQFLPGPASSQVGIAIGMMRGGMFGGFLSWFGFTVPSIIILVIFALLYQTFSLGDGTFIHSLKIVAAAVVLHAIIGLGKKLTPDRTRIAIALVAALIMLLFPSAWMQLLVIGGAGLLGLRFFNDKTETTVKPFPVSISKKVGVSSLALLGTLLIVLPILNRLTDHAVINLFDTFFRVGALVFGGGHVVLPMIEREIVPQGLLSSDQFLAGYGMAQAVPGPLFTFASYLGTMLGGITGAIVVTIAIFLPSFLLITAALPFLNELRKQASFQKVLIGVNASVVGILLAAFYDPVIKSAINSGEDFALAAILFALLSIWKFPAWMIVGIGIIGGYLIQIISSF
- a CDS encoding PadR family transcriptional regulator, which codes for MDNKILRKLFLGFIQIHILHHAKEEAIYGSWMLEELREHGYEMSSGTLYPILHNMENDGLLSKEENNVNGKIRKYYRTTEKGDRILLEAQSKAYELFKEIKD